A part of Caldisericota bacterium genomic DNA contains:
- a CDS encoding glycerol-3-phosphate acyltransferase encodes MKYIISILIAFLMGAIPWPYIVGKVTKHIDIRKYGSKNPGAGNIFHLVSWRAGTVALLGDMAKGYFALYFIYRLYHFSPTLLIYFGLAAVFGHVFSPFLQFKGGKGAAATLGVFLFILPLVVQARTVLLLVLVAIPWSIILIITHSQVVSLFVAVPFFPLVLWFMTHDTTLVISVIIFVIFMEILGLKSTKREWPIAYEKYVKKYFHHS; translated from the coding sequence ATGAAATATATAATTTCTATTTTAATAGCATTTTTAATGGGAGCAATTCCTTGGCCATACATCGTAGGGAAAGTTACAAAGCATATAGATATTAGAAAATATGGAAGCAAAAATCCCGGTGCAGGGAATATATTTCATCTGGTCAGCTGGCGAGCAGGAACGGTAGCACTGCTGGGAGATATGGCAAAAGGATACTTTGCGCTTTATTTTATCTACAGGTTATACCATTTCTCGCCAACGCTGCTCATATATTTTGGTCTTGCTGCTGTATTCGGCCATGTATTTTCACCATTTTTGCAATTTAAGGGAGGGAAGGGGGCTGCTGCAACGCTTGGTGTATTTCTTTTTATTCTTCCTCTTGTAGTGCAAGCAAGAACTGTGCTGCTACTCGTTCTTGTTGCAATTCCATGGTCGATAATACTTATAATCACCCACTCACAGGTGGTAAGCCTTTTTGTCGCAGTACCATTTTTCCCTTTAGTTTTGTGGTTTATGACGCACGACACTACCCTTGTAATATCAGTAATAATTTTCGTTATTTTTATGGAAATTCTTGGGCTGAAATCTACCAAAAGAGAATGGCCTATTGCATATGAAAAATATGTAAAAAAATATTTTCATCATAGTTAA
- a CDS encoding 4Fe-4S binding protein, translating into MAKNWYPIIDYGKCTGCLACVKSCPHGVLKEENGKPLVANPDACVEFCRGCQKGACENDAITYFGDKGVKNG; encoded by the coding sequence ATGGCTAAAAATTGGTATCCAATAATAGATTATGGCAAGTGTACAGGTTGTCTTGCCTGTGTAAAGTCTTGCCCACACGGAGTACTAAAGGAAGAAAATGGCAAACCTTTAGTGGCCAATCCTGATGCATGTGTAGAGTTTTGCCGGGGTTGCCAAAAGGGAGCCTGCGAAAACGATGCAATAACATATTTTGGAGATAAGGGGGTAAAAAATGGCTAA
- a CDS encoding sigma-70 family RNA polymerase sigma factor, producing the protein MDEEEIIERLKKNDVYAQEYVIRKYKNFLFNSVFHVAQRSEVAQDVVEDTFIKCFKKINQFDGRASLSTWLYRIGMNTLKNMLESEGARSRLKDRLKWKKAVDYSEEQFKGNDKKKQIIWEGMKHITAIEREAITLVDIQGLNYEDASELLAVPVGTVKSRLFRAREHLRKEILKRNFFERELSKE; encoded by the coding sequence ATGGATGAAGAAGAAATTATAGAGCGATTAAAGAAGAACGATGTTTACGCGCAGGAGTATGTTATAAGAAAATATAAAAACTTTCTTTTTAATTCTGTATTTCATGTTGCGCAAAGATCTGAAGTTGCTCAAGATGTGGTGGAAGATACTTTTATCAAGTGTTTTAAGAAGATAAACCAGTTTGATGGCAGGGCATCTCTTTCTACGTGGCTTTACCGCATTGGGATGAACACGCTCAAAAATATGCTTGAAAGCGAAGGAGCACGGAGCAGGCTGAAAGATAGGTTAAAATGGAAAAAAGCTGTAGATTATTCTGAGGAGCAATTCAAGGGAAACGATAAAAAAAAGCAGATTATCTGGGAGGGAATGAAGCACATTACTGCAATTGAAAGGGAGGCTATTACACTTGTGGATATTCAAGGGCTTAATTATGAAGACGCAAGCGAACTTTTAGCAGTTCCAGTGGGGACTGTTAAGTCTCGCTTATTCAGAGCAAGGGAGCATTTAAGAAAAGAAATTTTAAAACGGAACTTTTTTGAGAGGGAGCTGTCTAAAGAGTGA
- the arsB gene encoding ACR3 family arsenite efflux transporter — MKATRKLSIFKKYLTLWVLGCIGIGILLGKAAPEIAIKLDSFSIYNVSIPIAICLFFMMYPIMVKIDFKEVIKATKTPKPVFLTLFINWAIKPFTMYLIASFFLGFLFKGFLPGTEIIKTGQEVELWRSYISGTILLGIAPCTAMVLMWSYLAKGNDGLTLVMVAINSLTMLVLYAPIGRFLLGVNAMPVPWKTILFSVLIYVALPLVAGYYSRKYIIKSKGIEWFNTKFLHWLTPVSIVALLLTLILLFSFKGKIIIENPLTILWIAIPLFIQTILIFSLGYFVLARLFNLSYHDAAPVAMIGASNHFEVAIATATMLFGLSAGATLATVVGVLIEVPLMLTLVFICKRTCRLFEECHLPECVQEIKS, encoded by the coding sequence ATGAAAGCTACAAGAAAATTATCCATCTTTAAAAAATACTTAACATTATGGGTTTTAGGCTGTATTGGCATAGGTATCTTGTTGGGAAAAGCAGCTCCTGAAATTGCAATCAAGCTGGATTCTTTTTCAATATACAATGTTTCAATACCCATTGCTATCTGCTTATTTTTTATGATGTATCCGATTATGGTAAAAATAGATTTCAAAGAGGTGATAAAAGCTACAAAAACTCCCAAACCTGTTTTTTTAACTTTGTTCATCAATTGGGCAATCAAGCCATTTACCATGTATTTGATTGCTTCATTCTTTTTGGGCTTCTTATTTAAGGGATTCTTGCCTGGAACAGAAATAATTAAAACGGGGCAGGAAGTTGAGCTATGGCGAAGTTATATTTCCGGTACAATTTTATTGGGTATCGCGCCCTGCACGGCTATGGTACTAATGTGGAGCTACCTTGCAAAAGGTAATGACGGACTCACTCTGGTAATGGTTGCTATAAATTCGCTTACTATGCTTGTACTTTATGCCCCCATTGGACGATTTTTACTTGGTGTAAATGCAATGCCTGTCCCATGGAAGACAATTTTATTTTCTGTGCTAATATATGTGGCTTTGCCATTAGTCGCCGGATATTATTCCCGAAAATATATCATAAAATCGAAGGGAATAGAATGGTTTAATACAAAATTTTTACACTGGCTTACACCTGTTAGTATAGTTGCACTCCTTCTCACATTGATACTTTTATTCTCTTTTAAGGGTAAAATTATAATCGAAAATCCTCTTACAATCCTCTGGATTGCTATTCCTCTTTTTATTCAAACAATACTTATTTTCAGTTTAGGATATTTTGTTTTAGCAAGATTGTTTAATCTCTCATATCACGATGCTGCTCCTGTTGCAATGATCGGAGCTTCAAATCATTTTGAGGTAGCAATTGCAACTGCAACAATGCTCTTTGGCTTATCGGCAGGCGCTACACTGGCAACTGTAGTTGGCGTTCTCATTGAGGTACCGTTAATGCTCACACTTGTTTTTATTTGTAAAAGAACGTGTCGTTTATTTGAAGAATGTCACTTACCAGAATGTGTACAAGAAATTAAAAGTTGA
- a CDS encoding heterodisulfide reductase subunit A-like protein: protein MAKKGLLLCVCQGTCPSFHEMDIFEVLNTIRRENLVDFVAIHPQLCADDGDEFLKILMANKEIDKLFVAGCDSRMQQKMFKDAFKEAGFDVNHHFPVDIRNMTTEQAVDAIKKLVGQN, encoded by the coding sequence ATGGCTAAAAAAGGACTTTTGCTTTGTGTTTGTCAGGGTACTTGTCCGTCCTTTCATGAAATGGACATTTTTGAGGTATTAAACACAATAAGAAGAGAAAATCTTGTCGATTTTGTAGCTATCCATCCACAACTTTGTGCTGATGATGGAGATGAATTTCTTAAAATTCTTATGGCAAACAAAGAAATCGATAAATTATTTGTGGCAGGATGTGATTCACGTATGCAGCAAAAGATGTTTAAGGATGCATTTAAAGAAGCCGGTTTTGATGTTAATCATCACTTTCCGGTAGATATCAGGAATATGACAACGGAACAGGCAGTGGATGCAATAAAAAAACTGGTTGGACAAAATTAA